In Sphingobium amiense, a genomic segment contains:
- a CDS encoding TonB-dependent receptor plug domain-containing protein, with protein MNRTTLVARRLLAASALPTLCLAPAFAQDAAPADEGDTIVVTGSRIQRSDYNVPNPVVTVTAENLEQAGNVQLVDTLRQNPALIASFGGAQTSGSNSDFGAVGVQLLNLRGLGENRTLVLVNGRRHVSSISGSAAVDINTIPNDLIEGVDVLTGGASAIYGADGVSGVVNFRLMRNFDGFKASGQVGISSRGDAGQRYGSITYGKNFSDGRGNIALSYEYRDQDRLSSANRYRTGNPLGSYGIVRDPNDIPDDPTRPDRVPTNNLRYADSSPDGAVDFDVLACINDGDCIPDFTGSGKVYDRGRLLPSSGGLTQGGDSTQLAGYQGDLQAYNRVHNFNLLSHYDFSDAFKVFVEAKYVKNRTFTLAQPSFDFFTYLSPDNPYLQDRFAGLADTSQGAFISRDNYDLGVRGERNDRETMRFVGGAEGRISDHASYELSYTFGQTKSKVLLTDYRIGDRYWAAIDAVRDPATGNIVCRSTLDPTANINPDNYDAPASSFTPGANSGCRPLNLLGNNVRDQAALDWVNADILNRARVQQHVVSGSISGDFGQFFELPGGPVGFAIGAEYRKEKSRFVPDQLLQEGALQDFSLQLPESGSFDVKEVFGELSVPVLKEVPFAYNLSFGAAIRLSDYSTIGKTTTWKVDGTYAPIPDLTLRGTWSEAVRAPNITELFAPRNGGFSFITDPCDPVALPNGTQYRAANCQATLAAAGLSPAQIAAFNPENDPTATVSLPGFSGGNRNLREETARTWTAGVVLRPRFIPGLTASFDWYDIKLKNAVNTPTAEELAQLCVDQPTLDNVYCQNITRAQGTGYISSYFVQPQNVANFRTAGADFKLNYGFDTAKVGSFAIGIVGGYLDRLEFIPTPGATVNIDRGEAYYPKWNATGDVTWKLNALTVNYGISWFSKTDRYTREELAGNPDIAAPEYLKYKEKWQHDLYVAYDVDKRFRFYMGVNNLFDQQPSIASANYPVSFVGRYMYAGAKITM; from the coding sequence ATGAATCGCACCACGCTTGTGGCGCGCCGGCTGCTTGCGGCCAGCGCGCTCCCGACGCTTTGCCTCGCGCCCGCCTTCGCGCAGGACGCCGCGCCCGCCGACGAGGGCGACACCATCGTCGTCACCGGCAGCCGCATCCAGCGCAGCGATTATAATGTCCCCAATCCGGTCGTCACGGTGACGGCGGAGAATCTGGAGCAGGCGGGCAACGTCCAGCTGGTCGATACGCTGCGGCAGAACCCGGCGCTCATCGCATCCTTCGGCGGGGCGCAGACGTCCGGGTCCAATTCCGATTTCGGCGCGGTCGGCGTTCAGTTGCTCAACCTGCGCGGGCTGGGCGAAAACCGCACGCTGGTGCTGGTGAACGGCCGCCGCCATGTGTCGAGCATTTCCGGTTCCGCCGCCGTCGACATCAACACCATCCCCAACGACCTGATCGAGGGCGTCGACGTGCTGACCGGCGGCGCATCCGCCATTTACGGCGCGGACGGGGTGTCGGGCGTGGTCAATTTCCGTCTGATGCGGAATTTCGACGGGTTCAAGGCCAGCGGACAGGTGGGCATTTCCAGCCGGGGCGATGCGGGCCAGCGCTACGGTTCGATCACCTATGGCAAGAATTTCAGCGACGGGCGCGGCAATATCGCGCTGTCCTACGAATATCGCGATCAGGATCGCCTGAGCAGCGCGAACCGTTACCGCACCGGCAATCCACTGGGTTCCTATGGCATCGTGCGCGATCCCAATGACATTCCCGACGATCCGACCCGGCCCGACCGCGTGCCGACCAACAATCTGCGTTATGCCGACAGTTCGCCGGACGGCGCAGTGGACTTCGACGTGCTGGCCTGCATCAACGATGGCGACTGCATCCCCGACTTCACAGGCTCTGGCAAGGTCTACGATCGTGGGCGGCTGCTGCCTTCGTCGGGCGGGCTGACGCAGGGCGGGGACAGCACGCAGCTTGCGGGCTATCAGGGCGATCTTCAGGCCTATAATCGCGTCCATAATTTCAATCTTCTGTCGCATTACGACTTCAGTGATGCGTTCAAGGTCTTCGTCGAGGCCAAATATGTGAAGAACCGCACCTTCACGCTGGCGCAGCCTTCGTTCGATTTCTTCACCTATCTGTCGCCCGACAATCCCTATCTGCAGGACCGGTTCGCAGGGCTGGCCGACACGTCGCAGGGCGCGTTCATCTCGCGCGACAATTACGACCTTGGCGTGCGCGGGGAACGGAACGACCGCGAGACGATGCGCTTCGTCGGCGGGGCGGAGGGGCGCATTTCCGACCATGCGAGCTATGAGCTGTCCTATACTTTCGGCCAGACCAAGTCGAAGGTGCTGCTGACCGACTATCGCATCGGCGACCGTTACTGGGCGGCGATCGACGCGGTGCGCGATCCGGCGACCGGCAATATCGTGTGCCGATCCACGCTCGATCCCACGGCGAACATCAATCCCGACAATTATGACGCTCCTGCGAGCAGCTTCACGCCGGGCGCCAACAGCGGATGCCGTCCGCTCAACCTTTTGGGCAACAATGTGCGCGATCAGGCGGCGCTCGACTGGGTGAACGCCGACATCCTGAACCGCGCGCGGGTGCAGCAGCATGTCGTGTCGGGGTCCATCTCCGGCGACTTCGGCCAGTTTTTCGAACTGCCCGGCGGCCCGGTCGGCTTCGCCATCGGCGCGGAATATCGCAAGGAAAAGAGCCGGTTCGTGCCCGACCAGTTGCTGCAGGAGGGGGCGCTTCAGGACTTTTCGCTGCAACTGCCCGAAAGCGGCAGCTTCGACGTCAAGGAAGTGTTCGGCGAGCTTTCCGTGCCGGTGCTCAAGGAAGTGCCCTTCGCCTATAATCTGAGCTTCGGCGCGGCGATCCGCCTGTCGGATTATTCGACCATCGGCAAGACGACGACGTGGAAGGTGGACGGCACCTATGCGCCGATCCCCGACCTGACGCTGCGCGGCACCTGGTCCGAAGCGGTGCGCGCGCCCAACATCACGGAACTGTTCGCCCCGCGCAACGGCGGCTTTTCCTTCATCACCGATCCGTGCGATCCCGTCGCGCTGCCCAACGGCACACAATATCGCGCCGCCAACTGTCAGGCGACGCTGGCGGCGGCGGGGCTTTCTCCGGCGCAGATCGCCGCGTTCAACCCCGAAAACGATCCGACCGCGACGGTCAGCCTGCCGGGCTTTTCCGGCGGCAACCGCAATCTGCGCGAGGAAACGGCGCGGACCTGGACGGCAGGCGTGGTGCTGCGGCCCCGCTTCATTCCGGGCCTGACCGCGTCGTTCGACTGGTATGACATCAAGCTCAAAAATGCGGTGAACACGCCGACCGCCGAGGAACTGGCGCAGCTCTGCGTCGATCAGCCGACGCTCGACAATGTCTATTGCCAGAACATCACGCGCGCGCAGGGCACGGGCTATATCAGCAGCTATTTCGTGCAGCCGCAGAATGTCGCCAATTTCCGCACGGCGGGCGCGGACTTCAAACTGAACTACGGGTTCGACACGGCGAAGGTCGGCAGCTTCGCCATCGGCATCGTCGGCGGCTATCTCGACCGGCTGGAGTTCATCCCGACGCCGGGCGCGACCGTCAATATCGACCGGGGCGAGGCCTATTATCCCAAGTGGAACGCCACCGGCGACGTGACGTGGAAACTGAATGCCCTGACCGTCAATTACGGCATAAGCTGGTTCAGCAAGACCGACCGCTACACGCGCGAGGAACTGGCCGGCAACCCGGACATCGCCGCGCCCGAATACCTCAAATATAAGGAAAAATGGCAGCATGACCTCTACGTCGCCTATGACGTGGACAAGCGCTTCCGCTTCTACATGGGCGTCAACAACCTGTTCGACCAGCAGCCGTCCATCGCGTCGGCCAACTATCCGGTCAGCTTCGTCGGCCGCTATATGTATGCGGGCGCGAAGATCACGATGTGA
- a CDS encoding HpcH/HpaI aldolase/citrate lyase family protein, with amino-acid sequence MLLRHARSLLFLPASNPRAIAKARSLPCDMVILDLEDAVPPHAKQAALDGAVEALGEGFGGRIAAVRINAEDAPSHGTEMVAVKGSAADYVVLPKVERAGQVKDVFAVTGKPVIAMIESARGVLAAPAIAAEEGCAGLFMGNNDLRRDLGIPPSADRAGLSYAMQAVVLAARAAGIAVFDGVFNRLDDETGLEVECAEGHALGFDGKTLIHPGQIPVANQIFGPDAQAVADARRLIEAATGGAERFEGRMIETMHVEEARALIARADAVG; translated from the coding sequence ATGCTGCTGCGCCATGCCCGTTCGCTGCTGTTCCTGCCCGCGTCCAACCCGCGCGCTATCGCCAAGGCGCGGAGCCTGCCGTGCGACATGGTGATCCTGGACCTGGAGGACGCCGTGCCGCCCCATGCCAAGCAGGCGGCGCTGGACGGCGCGGTCGAGGCGCTGGGCGAAGGCTTTGGCGGGCGGATCGCCGCAGTGCGCATCAATGCCGAGGACGCGCCGAGCCACGGGACCGAGATGGTGGCGGTGAAGGGCAGCGCGGCGGACTATGTGGTGCTGCCCAAGGTGGAGCGGGCGGGGCAGGTGAAGGACGTGTTCGCGGTGACGGGGAAGCCCGTGATCGCGATGATCGAAAGCGCGCGCGGCGTGCTGGCCGCGCCTGCCATCGCCGCGGAGGAAGGTTGCGCGGGGCTGTTCATGGGCAATAACGATTTGCGCCGCGACCTTGGCATCCCGCCGTCTGCCGACCGGGCGGGGCTGTCTTATGCGATGCAGGCGGTGGTGCTGGCGGCACGGGCGGCGGGCATCGCGGTGTTCGACGGGGTGTTCAACCGGCTGGACGACGAGACCGGGCTGGAAGTGGAATGCGCGGAGGGGCATGCGCTGGGCTTCGACGGCAAGACGCTGATCCATCCGGGGCAGATCCCGGTCGCCAATCAGATTTTCGGCCCGGACGCACAGGCGGTGGCGGACGCGCGGCGGCTGATCGAAGCGGCGACCGGCGGGGCGGAACGCTTCGAGGGACGGATGATCGAGACGATGCATGTGGAGGAGGCCAGAGCGCTGATCGCGCGGGCGGATGCGGTGGGATGA
- a CDS encoding DUF885 domain-containing protein, protein MTATRRDFLIAGSSALALTALPARAAQGPDAAAQATLADMAEQMLADAPESASGLGLDTGPRAALKSRLGDKSPAGQALVAAHVKDRLAKLRAIDRAALSPATRTDVDVTLAAHELAAAGFAFPFGDMAMMNSNWSYRNSPYAVAQNTGSFVETPDFLDSNHAIGTVADADAYLARLDAYAANLAGETERLRHDAGIGVTAPAFLLDKTLRQMTAVQAQPVEQWVPVASLVRRTKDVPGGYAARAAAIVREKVAPALAAQIAELQRQRAAATMDAGVWKLPQGEDYYAWALQAGTTTRMTPDEVHRLGLDQLAALEGQMDALLKGLGMTKGTVGERMTAMGKDPRYLFPNDDTGRAQILAYIDGRLTDIRTRLPRAFATLVPAKLIVKRVPVEIEAGAPGAYAGAGTIDGSVPGNYYINLRDTGIWPRYSLPTLCYHEGIPGHIWQGEYTYRLPLIRSLLAFNAYSEGWALYAEQLGDELGAYEGDPAGRLGYLQSIAYRCCRLVVDTGLHAKRWTREQAIHWFATTNGSSVEDVQGEVDRYCAWPGQACGYKVGHGEIVRLRGAAQKALGDRFDFRLFNDMVVKGGGVPMTVLAANVDAWMKGRA, encoded by the coding sequence ATGACCGCCACCCGCCGCGACTTCCTGATCGCCGGTTCCTCCGCCCTCGCGCTCACCGCCCTGCCCGCCCGCGCCGCGCAGGGGCCGGATGCCGCCGCGCAGGCGACGCTCGCCGACATGGCGGAACAGATGCTCGCCGACGCACCCGAAAGCGCCAGCGGCCTGGGGCTGGACACCGGCCCCCGCGCCGCGCTCAAATCGCGCCTCGGCGACAAAAGCCCCGCCGGGCAGGCACTTGTCGCCGCCCATGTAAAGGACCGCCTCGCAAAGCTGCGCGCCATCGACCGCGCCGCCCTTTCCCCGGCCACCCGCACCGATGTGGACGTGACGCTCGCCGCGCATGAACTGGCGGCGGCGGGCTTCGCCTTCCCCTTCGGCGACATGGCGATGATGAACAGCAACTGGTCCTACCGCAACAGCCCCTATGCCGTCGCGCAGAATACCGGCAGCTTCGTCGAAACGCCCGACTTCCTCGACAGCAACCATGCGATCGGGACGGTCGCCGATGCCGACGCTTACCTCGCCCGCCTCGACGCCTATGCCGCCAATCTTGCGGGAGAGACCGAGCGCCTCCGCCATGACGCAGGCATCGGCGTCACCGCCCCCGCCTTCCTCCTCGACAAGACGCTGCGCCAGATGACCGCCGTTCAGGCCCAGCCCGTCGAGCAATGGGTGCCCGTCGCATCCCTCGTCCGCCGCACGAAGGACGTGCCCGGCGGTTACGCCGCCAGAGCCGCCGCCATCGTGCGCGAAAAGGTCGCACCCGCCCTCGCGGCCCAGATCGCCGAACTCCAGCGCCAGCGCGCCGCCGCGACCATGGACGCGGGCGTGTGGAAGCTGCCCCAAGGCGAGGATTATTACGCATGGGCGCTTCAGGCAGGCACCACCACTCGCATGACCCCGGACGAGGTGCACCGCCTCGGCCTCGACCAGCTCGCCGCGCTGGAAGGGCAGATGGACGCCCTGCTCAAAGGCCTCGGCATGACCAAGGGCACGGTCGGCGAACGCATGACCGCCATGGGCAAAGACCCGCGCTACCTCTTTCCCAATGACGATACGGGCCGCGCCCAGATCCTCGCCTATATCGACGGGCGCCTGACCGATATCCGCACCCGCCTCCCCCGCGCCTTCGCGACGCTGGTTCCGGCAAAGCTGATCGTCAAGCGCGTTCCGGTGGAGATCGAGGCGGGCGCGCCGGGCGCCTATGCCGGCGCGGGCACGATCGACGGATCGGTCCCCGGCAACTATTATATCAACCTGCGCGATACGGGCATCTGGCCGCGCTATTCGCTGCCGACCCTCTGCTATCATGAGGGGATACCCGGCCATATCTGGCAGGGCGAATATACCTACCGGCTGCCGCTCATCCGCTCGCTCCTCGCCTTCAACGCCTATTCGGAAGGCTGGGCGCTCTACGCCGAACAGCTCGGCGACGAACTGGGCGCTTATGAAGGCGATCCCGCCGGGCGGCTCGGCTATCTCCAGTCCATCGCCTATCGCTGCTGCCGCCTCGTGGTCGACACCGGCCTCCACGCGAAACGCTGGACCCGCGAACAGGCGATCCACTGGTTCGCCACCACCAACGGCTCCAGCGTCGAGGATGTGCAGGGCGAGGTGGACCGCTACTGCGCGTGGCCGGGTCAGGCCTGCGGCTACAAGGTCGGCCACGGCGAAATCGTGCGGCTTCGCGGGGCGGCGCAGAAGGCGCTCGGCGACCGCTTCGACTTCCGCCTGTTCAATGACATGGTGGTGAAAGGCGGCGGCGTCCCGATGACCGTCCTGGCCGCCAATGTGGACGCGTGGATGAAAGGGCGGGCGTAA
- a CDS encoding GIY-YIG nuclease family protein — MGQGGWVYIMADRYRGTMYVGVTADIAARIYQHRSGAGSDFCARYGLRRLVWAERGEDIRACIEQEKRVKRWRREWKFDLIERVNPEWRDLSETLA; from the coding sequence ATGGGACAGGGCGGCTGGGTCTATATCATGGCAGACCGCTACCGGGGGACGATGTATGTCGGGGTCACTGCTGACATTGCCGCCCGCATTTACCAGCATCGCAGTGGCGCCGGATCGGACTTTTGCGCGCGTTATGGATTGCGGCGGCTGGTCTGGGCGGAACGGGGCGAGGACATACGGGCCTGTATCGAGCAGGAAAAACGGGTGAAGCGGTGGCGGCGCGAGTGGAAGTTCGACCTGATCGAGCGGGTCAATCCTGAATGGCGCGATCTGTCCGAGACGTTGGCCTGA
- a CDS encoding ferredoxin--NADP reductase, giving the protein MTDVTTDKPALEPTGALSVETVLSVRHWNEHLFSFRITRPASFRFRSGEFVMIGLPGDNGKPLLRAYSVASPSWDEEIEFLSIKVQDGPLTSKLQLIQPGDQIYLGRKPTGTLVTDALLPGRRLFMLSTGTGLAPFLSLSRDPDVYEFYEQVVIVHSVRRVSDLAFRDELEGKWAEDPLVSEQAPAQFHYVPTVTREPFEGNTQRIDALVESGALFEGIPGAAKFDPETDRIMMCGSMEMIKQFAAFFEAEGFTEGSNAAPGQFVIERAFVG; this is encoded by the coding sequence TTGACCGACGTGACGACCGACAAGCCGGCTCTGGAACCGACCGGCGCGCTTTCCGTGGAGACCGTGCTGTCGGTCCGGCACTGGAACGAGCATCTGTTCAGCTTCCGCATCACGCGGCCCGCCAGCTTCCGCTTCCGGTCGGGCGAGTTCGTGATGATCGGCCTGCCCGGCGACAACGGCAAGCCGCTGCTGCGCGCCTATTCGGTCGCCAGCCCGAGCTGGGACGAGGAGATCGAGTTCCTGTCGATCAAGGTGCAGGACGGGCCGCTGACGTCGAAGCTGCAACTCATCCAGCCGGGCGACCAGATCTATCTCGGCCGCAAGCCGACCGGCACGCTCGTCACCGACGCTCTGCTGCCGGGCAGGCGGCTGTTCATGCTGTCGACCGGCACGGGCCTTGCGCCCTTCCTCAGCCTGTCGCGCGACCCGGACGTGTATGAGTTTTACGAGCAGGTGGTGATCGTCCATTCGGTGCGCCGGGTGAGCGACCTTGCCTTCCGCGACGAGCTGGAGGGCAAATGGGCGGAAGATCCGCTGGTGTCCGAACAGGCGCCCGCGCAGTTCCATTATGTGCCGACCGTGACGCGCGAACCGTTCGAGGGCAACACGCAGCGCATCGACGCGCTGGTCGAGAGCGGCGCGCTGTTCGAAGGCATTCCGGGCGCGGCGAAGTTCGACCCCGAAACCGACCGGATCATGATGTGCGGCAGCATGGAGATGATCAAGCAGTTCGCGGCGTTCTTCGAGGCCGAAGGCTTCACCGAAGGCAGCAACGCCGCGCCGGGACAGTTTGTGATCGAAAGAGCGTTCGTGGGTTAA
- a CDS encoding TrmH family RNA methyltransferase: protein MAREITGFSNPLVKRVRSLREKKYRKAEGLFLAEGLRILTEAREEGVLPEMLFHAGSTHPLARDLIAAMESAGGDVIETTPDILSKISGKDNAQAVVGVYRDRLTPLADLDRGSADIWIVAQSLRDPGNLGTILRTGDAVGAGGLILIDDCVDPFSVESVRASMGALFTQKIAQARWEEFIPWLRSGPGQLIGTSLKATHDYQEPSYESPSFLLVGNEAQGLPEAYEAQCDLLVKMPMLGKADSLNAAVATAVMAYELLNQKRRVR from the coding sequence GTGGCGCGCGAAATCACCGGCTTTTCCAACCCGCTGGTCAAGCGCGTCCGATCCCTGCGCGAAAAGAAATATCGCAAGGCCGAAGGACTGTTCCTGGCCGAAGGGCTGCGCATCCTGACCGAAGCGCGCGAAGAGGGCGTGCTGCCCGAAATGCTGTTCCACGCCGGGTCGACGCATCCGCTGGCCCGCGACCTGATTGCCGCGATGGAGTCGGCGGGGGGCGATGTGATCGAAACCACGCCCGACATCCTGTCCAAGATCAGCGGCAAGGACAATGCGCAGGCGGTGGTCGGCGTCTATCGCGACCGGCTGACCCCGCTCGCCGATCTGGACCGGGGCAGCGCCGACATCTGGATCGTCGCCCAGTCGCTGCGCGATCCGGGCAATCTGGGCACGATCCTGCGCACCGGGGACGCGGTGGGGGCGGGCGGTCTTATCCTGATCGACGATTGCGTCGATCCCTTTTCGGTCGAATCGGTGCGGGCCAGCATGGGCGCGCTCTTCACCCAGAAGATCGCGCAGGCGCGGTGGGAGGAATTCATCCCCTGGCTGCGCTCCGGCCCCGGCCAGTTGATCGGCACCAGCCTCAAGGCGACGCACGATTATCAGGAGCCGTCCTACGAAAGCCCGAGCTTCCTCCTCGTCGGCAACGAGGCGCAGGGGCTGCCCGAAGCCTATGAGGCGCAGTGCGACCTGCTGGTGAAGATGCCGATGCTGGGCAAGGCGGACAGCCTGAACGCGGCGGTGGCGACTGCGGTGATGGCCTATGAGCTGCTGAACCAGAAGCGGCGGGTGCGCTGA
- a CDS encoding AI-2E family transporter: protein MTDKQSHRIEDGFFLTLVALVSIAFAAVLEPFFAAVLWGVIVAILFWPLNQWLLKAMPKHRNSAALMTLVAIIAIVIVPAIFLAFALVQEAAHFYGLIQSGQINFERMFAQMVGALPDWSHAILRRFGVSNFDAARLTVTRGLTSSFRSLAGQALLIGQGAFSFIIALGVMLYLAFFLLRDGDRLSQRFAEAAPLRPHQREALLRQFVVVIRATVKGSIIVAIVQGLIGGVVFWMLGIQGALLWGVLMGIFSLLPAIGSGLVWVPVALYLFATGAVWQGAVLVGCGALIIGSVDNLLRPILVGRETRIPDYVVLITTLGGIELFGFNGIVIGPVIAALFIATWDIFTQMRKVGEVGDG, encoded by the coding sequence ATGACCGACAAGCAATCGCACCGCATCGAGGACGGCTTCTTCCTGACGCTCGTGGCGCTGGTGTCGATCGCCTTCGCCGCGGTGCTGGAACCTTTCTTCGCCGCGGTGCTGTGGGGCGTGATCGTCGCCATCCTGTTCTGGCCGCTCAACCAGTGGCTGCTGAAGGCGATGCCAAAGCACCGCAACAGCGCCGCGCTGATGACGCTGGTGGCGATCATCGCCATCGTCATCGTGCCCGCCATCTTCCTCGCCTTCGCGCTGGTGCAGGAAGCGGCGCATTTCTATGGCCTCATCCAGTCGGGCCAGATCAATTTCGAACGCATGTTCGCCCAGATGGTCGGCGCGCTGCCCGACTGGTCGCACGCCATCCTGCGGCGTTTCGGCGTCAGCAATTTCGACGCCGCCCGCCTCACCGTCACGCGCGGCCTCACCAGCAGCTTCCGCTCGCTCGCGGGGCAGGCGCTGCTGATCGGGCAGGGCGCGTTCAGCTTCATCATCGCGCTCGGCGTCATGCTCTACCTCGCCTTCTTCCTGCTGCGCGACGGCGACCGGCTGTCGCAGCGCTTTGCCGAAGCGGCCCCGCTGCGCCCGCACCAGCGCGAGGCGCTGCTGCGCCAGTTCGTCGTCGTCATCCGCGCGACGGTGAAGGGCAGCATCATCGTCGCCATCGTTCAGGGGCTGATCGGCGGCGTCGTCTTCTGGATGCTGGGGATACAGGGCGCGCTGCTGTGGGGCGTGCTGATGGGGATCTTCTCGCTGCTGCCGGCGATCGGATCGGGACTGGTCTGGGTGCCGGTGGCGCTTTACCTGTTCGCGACCGGCGCGGTGTGGCAGGGCGCGGTGCTGGTCGGGTGCGGGGCGCTCATCATCGGGTCGGTCGACAATCTGCTCCGCCCGATCCTGGTGGGGCGTGAAACGCGCATTCCCGACTATGTCGTGCTCATCACCACGCTGGGCGGGATCGAGCTGTTCGGCTTCAACGGCATCGTCATCGGGCCGGTGATCGCCGCGCTCTTTATTGCGACCTGGGACATTTTCACCCAGATGCGCAAGGTGGGCGAAGTCGGCGACGGCTGA
- a CDS encoding HPr family phosphocarrier protein — MTEISREVRISNRRGLHARASAKFVTLASGLPADITVSKDGNHVTGTSIMGLMMLGAAMGDHIVIKAAGPEAEDSLGKLVTLVEEKFGEE; from the coding sequence ATGACAGAAATCAGCCGGGAAGTCCGGATCAGCAACAGGCGCGGCCTTCACGCCCGCGCGAGCGCCAAGTTCGTCACGCTGGCGAGTGGCCTGCCCGCCGACATCACCGTCAGCAAGGACGGCAATCACGTCACCGGCACGTCGATCATGGGCCTCATGATGCTGGGCGCGGCGATGGGCGACCATATCGTCATCAAGGCGGCCGGGCCGGAAGCGGAGGATTCGCTCGGCAAGCTCGTCACGCTGGTCGAGGAGAAGTTCGGCGAAGAGTGA
- a CDS encoding PTS sugar transporter subunit IIA: MIGLVLVTHGSLATEFVVAMEHVVGPQQQIATICIGPEDDMELRRADIAAAVARVNDGSGVILLTDLFGGTPSNLAISLLKAGEIEVIAGINLPMLIRLESARKVMDVRAAVAAAREAGQKYISVASELLGSTA; encoded by the coding sequence ATGATCGGACTCGTACTCGTCACCCACGGATCGCTCGCCACGGAATTCGTCGTCGCGATGGAGCATGTCGTGGGACCACAGCAGCAGATCGCGACGATCTGCATCGGCCCGGAAGACGACATGGAGCTGCGCCGTGCGGACATCGCCGCCGCCGTCGCCCGCGTCAATGACGGGTCGGGCGTGATCCTGCTGACCGACCTGTTCGGCGGCACGCCGTCGAACCTCGCCATCTCGCTGCTGAAGGCGGGCGAGATCGAGGTGATCGCGGGCATCAACCTCCCCATGCTCATCCGCCTCGAAAGCGCGCGCAAGGTGATGGACGTGCGCGCCGCCGTCGCCGCCGCGCGCGAGGCGGGGCAGAAATATATCAGCGTCGCGTCGGAACTATTGGGTAGCACTGCATGA
- the rapZ gene encoding RNase adapter RapZ: protein MNEPKTILLLSGLSGAGKTTALKTLEDMGWEVVDNIPLVLLDRLLDTPLPEGHAGEYARPLALGIDARTRGFDAAAIVQRIKTLRERHGHDIETLFLDCSGSELERRFAETRRRHPLALDRPAADGIARERELTEPLRRWAGQVIDTTGTTTNALQQEIRARFSRERLSDPVLTILSFGFSRGVPRNADLMFDMRFLRNPHWVDALRPKTGLDPEVAAYIREDPAYEDAVGRIEQLLATLLPRYAEGGKTYITVAFGCTGGKHRSVHVAARVAKYLQAAGFSPTLLHRNIESVPQESLEKHRPGGPKASHDTNGP, encoded by the coding sequence GTGAACGAGCCGAAAACCATCCTGCTGCTGTCCGGCCTGTCGGGCGCGGGCAAGACCACCGCGCTCAAGACGCTGGAGGATATGGGCTGGGAAGTGGTCGACAATATCCCGCTCGTCCTGCTCGACCGGCTGCTCGACACGCCGCTGCCCGAAGGCCATGCCGGGGAGTATGCCCGCCCGCTGGCGCTCGGCATCGACGCGCGGACGCGCGGCTTCGACGCCGCCGCTATCGTCCAGCGGATCAAGACGCTGCGCGAACGGCACGGGCATGACATCGAAACGCTGTTCCTCGACTGTTCGGGCAGCGAGCTGGAGCGGCGCTTTGCCGAGACCCGCCGCCGCCACCCCCTCGCGCTCGACCGTCCCGCCGCCGACGGCATCGCGCGCGAGCGGGAGCTGACCGAACCGCTGCGCCGCTGGGCCGGGCAGGTGATCGACACGACCGGCACCACCACCAACGCGCTGCAACAGGAAATCCGCGCGCGATTTTCCCGCGAGCGGCTGTCGGACCCGGTGCTGACGATCCTGTCCTTCGGCTTTTCGCGCGGCGTGCCCCGCAACGCCGACCTGATGTTCGACATGCGCTTTCTGCGCAATCCGCACTGGGTCGACGCGCTGCGGCCGAAGACGGGCCTCGACCCGGAGGTCGCCGCCTATATCCGCGAAGACCCCGCCTATGAGGATGCGGTCGGCCGGATCGAGCAACTGCTCGCCACGCTGCTGCCCCGCTATGCCGAGGGCGGCAAGACATACATCACCGTCGCCTTCGGCTGCACGGGGGGCAAGCACCGCTCCGTCCACGTCGCCGCGCGCGTCGCGAAATACTTGCAAGCGGCGGGCTTTTCGCCCACCCTCTTGCACCGCAATATTGAATCGGTGCCCCAGGAAAGCCTGGAGAAGCACCGACCGGGAGGCCCGAAAGCATCACATGACACAAATGGGCCGTAG
- a CDS encoding HPr kinase/phosphorylase — MARALSSETLHATSVAIAGRAVLLSGPSGSGKSDLALRLVDRGGILVSDDYTLVKRVDGRLVATAPTTIAGKMEVRGIGIVDLPRIPEAPVALLIDLFDRVERMPLDPLLRIVAGMQVPVIKIAPFEASAPIKVELALDKIGLR; from the coding sequence ATGGCGCGCGCATTATCGTCTGAAACGCTTCACGCGACGAGCGTGGCCATCGCCGGCCGCGCCGTGCTGCTGTCCGGGCCGAGCGGCAGCGGCAAGTCCGACCTCGCGCTGCGCCTCGTCGACCGGGGCGGCATTCTGGTCAGCGACGACTATACGCTGGTGAAGCGGGTCGACGGCCGTCTCGTCGCCACCGCGCCCACGACCATCGCGGGAAAGATGGAGGTGCGCGGCATCGGCATCGTCGACCTGCCCCGCATCCCAGAAGCGCCCGTCGCTCTGCTCATCGACCTGTTCGACCGGGTGGAGCGGATGCCGCTCGACCCGCTGCTGCGCATCGTCGCAGGGATGCAGGTGCCCGTCATCAAGATCGCGCCGTTCGAGGCTTCCGCCCCGATCAAGGTCGAACTCGCGCTCGACAAGATCGGCCTCAGGTGA